In Nitrosarchaeum koreense MY1, one genomic interval encodes:
- a CDS encoding pantoate kinase, which yields MESTAFCPAHVTGFFKAYLEKDDQKTPEKIGSMGAGFSIREGVTTHINILPKINQNSNFKITTIGYESDKTDVSEYVLNEFLKLGNFEDMFFDIRHEITIPVGYGLGSSSAVALSLSYALDHVLKTKLDHTMIGQIAHNAEINCNTGLGDVLASYHGGFEIRIKPGAPGIGQVEKINPGEITIIMICFSPISTNKFIKERLSQINGLGGKMVTKLLESKNYEHFEDMSLEFAKYIQVMTLRMENLIQELSLNGIKCGVALFGETVFTMIPKEKEEKVLQILKKYSEAIIIKSELDNQGARVLNN from the coding sequence ATGGAATCCACTGCATTTTGTCCTGCTCATGTAACAGGTTTTTTCAAAGCGTACTTAGAAAAAGATGATCAAAAAACTCCAGAAAAAATAGGTTCTATGGGTGCTGGATTTTCAATAAGAGAGGGAGTTACCACACATATCAATATTTTACCAAAAATAAATCAAAATTCTAATTTTAAAATTACAACTATAGGCTATGAATCAGACAAGACAGACGTTTCAGAATATGTTTTAAATGAATTTTTAAAGCTTGGAAATTTTGAAGATATGTTTTTTGATATACGACATGAGATTACCATACCTGTTGGATATGGTTTAGGTTCTAGCAGTGCTGTTGCGTTGTCATTATCATATGCATTAGATCATGTGCTTAAAACAAAATTAGATCACACTATGATTGGTCAGATTGCTCATAATGCTGAAATAAATTGCAATACAGGGTTAGGTGATGTTTTAGCATCATACCATGGAGGTTTTGAAATTAGAATTAAACCAGGAGCACCAGGAATAGGCCAAGTAGAAAAAATCAATCCTGGAGAAATCACAATAATCATGATTTGTTTTTCCCCAATTTCCACAAATAAGTTCATCAAAGAACGTTTGTCTCAAATTAATGGTCTTGGTGGAAAAATGGTAACGAAATTATTAGAATCAAAAAATTATGAGCATTTTGAAGATATGTCATTAGAATTTGCAAAATATATTCAAGTAATGACATTAAGAATGGAAAATTTAATTCAAGAATTATCTTTAAATGGAATAAAATGTGGTGTTGCATTATTTGGTGAGACTGTATTTACTATGATTCCAAAAGAAAAAGAAGAGAAGGTTTTACAAATTTTAAAAAAATATTCCGAAGCAATAATTATAAAATCAGAATTGGATAATCAAGGAGCAAGAGTGCTCAATAATTAA
- a CDS encoding NUDIX hydrolase — protein sequence MKKKIYEGKILGLSIYDLVIEGRKVKREMIEHRGAAAILAFDENNKLILVKQHRYPHGYVIEIPAGTLEKKENPKKCAFRELEEETGYSAKKMTPLITYYPSIGYNTEAIHCFVASGIKKITDLKLDEDEILSVVKMDFKKVITMIKNGKIQDSKTICAVLTYALKNKLN from the coding sequence ATGAAGAAGAAAATCTATGAAGGTAAAATATTAGGTCTTAGTATTTATGATTTAGTAATTGAAGGTAGAAAAGTAAAACGTGAGATGATAGAACATAGAGGTGCAGCAGCAATTTTAGCATTTGACGAAAACAATAAACTGATACTTGTAAAACAACATAGATATCCTCATGGTTATGTAATTGAAATTCCAGCAGGAACATTAGAAAAAAAAGAAAACCCAAAGAAATGTGCTTTTAGAGAATTAGAAGAAGAAACAGGGTACAGTGCTAAAAAAATGACTCCATTAATCACGTATTATCCCTCTATAGGGTACAATACTGAGGCTATTCATTGTTTTGTGGCCTCTGGAATAAAGAAAATTACAGATTTGAAGCTAGATGAAGATGAAATATTATCTGTAGTAAAGATGGATTTTAAAAAAGTAATTACGATGATAAAAAATGGAAAAATTCAAGATTCAAAGACAATTTGTGCAGTTTTAACATATGCATTAAAAAATAAATTAAATTAA
- a CDS encoding ABC transporter permease produces MEYRLRLAKRMLFNKKGSLIGAVLAVTIGILVIHVNFVIFQGLFDAIVRDISNYRNGNVLITDEEDYIDKSDQALVSWFERIPYVEAATPRLSSSASINMTKFGTLHEETRIPIVGVDPFRDIQASTVHETITDGQYVFAKNSIVLGSNVARDIGGAEVGDSLKLKIVDRYGQDQIRRFVVTGIAQSPGGQGFDYSVVVHIDTLRDMMNRNGESGSIMVKLNDPTKADDVKNFFLAAFPNDDFIAETIEESAEEQLAGFRSGIAMINMIGYFGMMSSAFAIVTIQMMLVNGKTREIGVMRSIGATRKDILVIFIFQGMIIGAIGAGVGTAAGLGYTFYAKETKMSFNNSLPLEVSYNWEKIIQTAVMSFILAIIASLYPSYRATKLLPVEAMRTV; encoded by the coding sequence ATGGAATATCGATTACGATTAGCAAAAAGAATGCTATTTAATAAAAAAGGAAGTTTAATCGGAGCTGTTTTAGCTGTTACTATTGGAATTTTGGTAATTCATGTAAATTTTGTAATTTTTCAGGGATTGTTTGATGCAATTGTTAGAGATATCTCAAATTATAGAAATGGGAATGTTCTAATCACAGATGAAGAAGACTATATCGACAAGTCTGATCAAGCATTAGTTAGTTGGTTTGAAAGAATCCCGTATGTAGAAGCAGCTACTCCCCGGTTATCATCAAGTGCATCAATCAATATGACAAAATTTGGTACATTACATGAAGAAACAAGAATTCCTATTGTGGGTGTTGATCCATTTAGAGATATTCAAGCCTCCACAGTTCATGAAACTATAACAGATGGACAATATGTTTTTGCTAAAAATTCAATTGTATTAGGTTCTAATGTTGCACGAGATATTGGTGGCGCTGAAGTAGGTGATAGTCTAAAATTAAAAATTGTTGATAGATATGGTCAAGATCAAATTAGAAGGTTTGTAGTTACTGGTATAGCACAATCACCAGGTGGACAAGGCTTTGATTATAGTGTCGTTGTACACATTGATACTTTACGTGACATGATGAATAGAAACGGTGAATCAGGTTCAATAATGGTAAAACTAAATGATCCAACTAAAGCAGATGATGTTAAAAATTTCTTTTTAGCTGCTTTTCCCAATGACGATTTTATTGCAGAAACAATAGAAGAATCAGCTGAAGAGCAATTAGCTGGTTTTAGATCTGGTATTGCTATGATAAACATGATTGGCTATTTTGGAATGATGTCATCGGCATTTGCTATTGTTACAATTCAAATGATGTTAGTTAATGGAAAAACTAGAGAAATAGGAGTAATGAGATCAATTGGTGCTACGCGAAAAGACATCTTGGTTATTTTTATTTTTCAAGGAATGATAATTGGTGCAATAGGTGCTGGGGTTGGTACTGCAGCAGGCTTAGGTTATACATTTTATGCAAAGGAGACTAAAATGTCATTCAATAATAGCCTCCCGTTGGAAGTAAGTTACAACTGGGAAAAAATTATTCAAACTGCAGTAATGTCTTTTATATTAGCAATAATTGCTTCATTATATCCATCGTATAGGGCGACTAAATTATTACCTGTGGAGGCAATGAGAACTGTCTAA
- a CDS encoding AsnC family transcriptional regulator: MDNLDIKILSRLLNNCRESDRQIGKELGISGGAIRARIKKMQESKIIEKFTIKVEPPILGLGVLYIVVSGQNIKDILEQIRLVGEPFFVVPCVGGITVCSIVIKENLQQKIELANKLMKDVRVLSIFEAESPGYSSNLTKTDLEILEYLIKEPRQKIEKIAKEMSMSTKTVTRCIDKLQKNNGIQFTLIYNPRKIEGFISHAILAWIDGNLKETLDKMNSELSESFIQIPFIAKNQIVLFMYSHDIFEMDELAKIVRNMNGVKSADLFIPKEISFPMKWLEQAINIAKKSPTLHISYQTN, encoded by the coding sequence TTGGACAATTTAGATATCAAAATTCTAAGTAGATTACTAAATAATTGCCGAGAATCCGATAGACAGATTGGAAAGGAGTTAGGAATATCAGGTGGAGCAATTAGGGCACGTATTAAAAAAATGCAGGAATCCAAAATAATTGAGAAGTTTACGATTAAAGTTGAACCTCCAATTTTAGGACTAGGTGTTTTGTATATTGTGGTATCAGGACAAAACATCAAAGATATTTTAGAACAAATCAGGTTAGTCGGAGAACCATTTTTTGTTGTGCCATGTGTTGGTGGAATCACAGTGTGTAGTATAGTAATAAAAGAAAATTTACAACAAAAAATAGAACTTGCAAATAAACTAATGAAGGATGTAAGAGTACTATCAATTTTTGAAGCAGAAAGTCCAGGATATAGTTCTAATCTAACTAAAACAGATCTAGAAATTTTAGAATATTTGATAAAAGAACCAAGACAAAAAATTGAAAAAATAGCGAAAGAAATGTCAATGTCTACAAAAACAGTTACAAGATGTATTGACAAATTACAAAAAAATAATGGTATTCAATTTACATTAATTTACAATCCAAGAAAAATTGAAGGTTTTATTTCACATGCCATACTTGCATGGATTGATGGAAATCTTAAAGAAACATTGGATAAAATGAATAGTGAACTTTCTGAATCATTTATACAGATACCATTTATTGCGAAAAACCAAATAGTGTTATTCATGTATAGTCATGACATTTTTGAAATGGATGAATTAGCTAAAATAGTTAGAAACATGAATGGAGTAAAATCTGCAGATTTATTCATACCAAAAGAGATATCATTTCCAATGAAATGGTTAGAACAAGCTATCAATATTGCTAAAAAATCTCCAACACTACATATTTCATATCAAACAAATTAA
- a CDS encoding COG1361 S-layer family protein: MINYKILFSLSMLLLIPLIIDDSYAQIKSGGFGQSPFEREFGDVKFLEGYFGTFNNKIEIDPGDDNVPFTVVFANVGTQDITGIKGQLSLPVGFSSADGPGSLITANSDSNSLAGDTFYMTFNVNIDKNIQIKQYPGTVKVDYSRIRESGVRTSFSEFTFKVTGDSIINVKALDPFLTSLKSNNVVIEITNDGTAPLSSVDIVATNTQTELASTSSSTTNVENVVILESNWDVGNINPKSSRYLTATVYVPGNLQQDTLRIPLSIQFYNAHGDLQTISKIVDFYIKGLIELNMYDVGVIELSNTQMVVGEIINEGNENAVFSFVTIEPKGDSNIKTKTQFIDEIEIDSPVPFNIPLEFDGEPRYGEHNIKLTVRYKDSVRDEILYTHDATIFVKEPEKVQSDNSFMFIIPLIVAAIIGLYVIRRRKKSKIQTS; the protein is encoded by the coding sequence ATGATAAATTACAAAATTTTATTTTCATTAAGTATGTTGTTGCTCATTCCATTAATTATTGATGATTCATACGCTCAAATCAAATCTGGTGGTTTTGGTCAATCGCCATTTGAAAGAGAGTTTGGAGATGTAAAATTCCTAGAAGGATATTTTGGAACATTTAACAATAAAATTGAAATTGATCCTGGCGATGATAATGTCCCATTTACTGTAGTATTTGCAAATGTAGGAACACAAGATATTACTGGAATCAAAGGCCAACTATCTCTTCCAGTTGGATTTTCTTCAGCAGATGGTCCTGGTTCACTAATAACTGCTAATAGTGATTCCAATTCATTGGCTGGCGATACTTTCTATATGACATTTAATGTTAATATTGATAAAAATATTCAAATTAAACAGTATCCCGGTACTGTTAAAGTTGATTATTCTAGAATAAGAGAATCAGGAGTTAGAACTTCATTTTCTGAATTTACCTTTAAAGTTACAGGCGATAGCATAATCAATGTTAAGGCATTGGATCCATTTCTCACATCTTTAAAATCAAACAATGTTGTGATTGAAATTACAAATGATGGAACTGCACCATTATCTAGTGTGGATATCGTAGCTACTAACACTCAAACAGAACTTGCATCAACTTCATCATCAACTACCAATGTTGAAAACGTAGTAATCTTAGAATCTAATTGGGATGTTGGCAACATAAATCCAAAATCATCAAGATATCTTACTGCTACAGTATACGTACCTGGAAATCTTCAACAAGATACATTACGAATTCCATTATCTATTCAATTCTATAATGCACATGGTGATTTACAAACTATTTCTAAAATTGTTGATTTTTACATTAAAGGATTGATTGAACTTAACATGTATGATGTAGGAGTAATTGAACTATCTAATACACAAATGGTTGTTGGAGAAATAATAAACGAAGGAAACGAAAATGCAGTGTTTAGTTTTGTTACAATTGAACCTAAGGGAGATTCAAATATTAAAACAAAAACTCAATTTATTGATGAAATTGAAATTGATTCACCTGTGCCATTTAACATTCCATTAGAATTTGATGGTGAGCCAAGATATGGAGAACATAATATCAAACTAACTGTAAGATACAAAGATAGTGTCAGAGATGAAATATTGTATACACATGATGCAACAATATTTGTAAAAGAACCAGAAAAAGTTCAATCTGATAATAGTTTTATGTTTATTATTCCATTAATAGTAGCAGCTATAATAGGACTCTATGTGATTCGTAGGCGTAAAAAATCAAAAATTCAGACCAGTTAA
- a CDS encoding AbrB/MazE/SpoVT family DNA-binding domain-containing protein — MTKFIRRLQRIGSSILVSLPKEWIVANNLDKGSQIELETGQDTISISANKEMRPTKELVISYPLPKDENIVADITGAYLLGYDVILINSKSTIPGVDREQIRNSMRRLVGMEIIEEDASHINMQFLLDATTLNPEKILKRMSSIALGMYEDVSNGLILNDKSNLRTLSNRDVEVNRQYFLLVRLIRSTLVDKRLANVFNLENIDILDYRVAANLLENAGDTIVELADFIYNSSLPDQHLKKIFDVVQNFNDLAEKSIDAFTKPDRRLAIEAIALHKKYQENLSKLRNTIGNKKEIPIDLLDLVYMFERITKSWADVVDLVKPIYNK; from the coding sequence TTGACTAAATTCATTCGACGCCTACAACGGATAGGTAGCAGCATACTAGTTTCATTACCAAAAGAATGGATAGTTGCTAATAATCTAGATAAAGGCAGTCAAATTGAACTGGAAACTGGACAAGATACAATTTCTATTTCTGCAAATAAAGAAATGCGTCCTACCAAAGAACTTGTAATTTCATATCCATTACCTAAAGATGAAAATATCGTTGCTGATATCACTGGAGCATATCTACTAGGATATGATGTTATACTAATCAATTCCAAATCAACTATACCTGGTGTTGATAGAGAACAAATTAGAAATTCCATGCGACGATTAGTTGGAATGGAAATTATTGAAGAAGATGCCTCACATATTAACATGCAATTTCTTTTAGATGCTACAACACTTAATCCAGAAAAAATTCTAAAAAGAATGAGTTCTATAGCACTTGGAATGTATGAAGATGTATCAAATGGATTAATTTTAAATGATAAATCTAATTTACGGACATTATCAAATAGAGATGTAGAAGTAAACAGGCAATATTTTCTTCTTGTACGTTTAATCAGAAGTACACTTGTTGATAAACGATTAGCTAATGTATTTAATTTAGAAAATATAGATATTTTAGATTATAGAGTAGCTGCAAATCTTTTAGAAAATGCTGGTGATACAATAGTTGAACTTGCTGATTTTATATATAATTCATCTTTACCTGATCAACATTTGAAGAAAATTTTTGATGTAGTTCAAAATTTTAATGATCTTGCAGAAAAGTCTATCGATGCTTTTACAAAACCTGATCGACGTTTAGCTATTGAAGCTATTGCATTACACAAAAAATATCAGGAAAATCTTTCTAAACTAAGAAACACAATTGGAAATAAAAAAGAAATTCCAATTGATCTTCTTGATCTTGTGTATATGTTTGAACGAATTACTAAATCATGGGCAGATGTAGTAGATCTTGTAAAACCAATATACAATAAATAA
- a CDS encoding ABC transporter ATP-binding protein: MVKALDNVSFSIEKGEFVLIVGSSGSGKSTLLNMIGLLDRPTNGKVFIDGTDTSNLSDNQISTFRNKKLGFIFQFSNLLTDLTVLENVLLPREIAGTTESAEKNARELLKAVGLENQINKRANKISGGQAQRAAIARGLINHPSIVLADEPTGNLDSVTSKIIVDLMKSMAKELNQTFIIVTHDQQHFGDADRVITIKDGKASEGNQPSELEVLV; encoded by the coding sequence ATGGTAAAAGCCCTAGATAATGTATCATTTTCAATTGAAAAAGGAGAATTTGTATTAATTGTAGGTAGTTCTGGCTCTGGAAAATCTACTTTACTTAACATGATAGGTCTTTTAGATCGTCCTACAAATGGTAAGGTCTTCATAGATGGAACAGACACATCAAATTTATCTGACAATCAAATCTCAACATTTAGAAATAAAAAATTAGGATTCATTTTCCAATTTTCAAATCTTTTAACTGATCTGACTGTTCTTGAAAATGTATTACTGCCAAGAGAAATTGCTGGAACTACTGAATCTGCTGAAAAAAATGCTAGAGAATTATTGAAAGCAGTTGGATTAGAGAATCAAATTAACAAAAGAGCAAATAAAATTTCAGGTGGACAAGCACAAAGAGCAGCAATTGCTAGAGGTTTGATAAATCATCCTTCAATTGTTTTAGCTGATGAACCAACTGGTAATTTGGATTCTGTAACTTCTAAAATAATTGTTGATTTGATGAAATCGATGGCAAAAGAACTGAATCAAACATTCATCATTGTTACTCATGATCAACAACATTTTGGAGATGCTGATCGAGTAATTACAATCAAAGATGGAAAAGCATCTGAGGGAAATCAACCATCTGAATTGGAGGTTTTAGTATGA